The Miltoncostaea oceani genome includes a region encoding these proteins:
- a CDS encoding alanine racemase: protein MPDGPPGDPAGLAARFGTPLYVFDGARMEREARAFQAVAGPDVTVAYSMKSNPLMGVVARLHRAGCGAEVASGHEYRIARRAGVPGSRIVFNGPLKTDDDLRRALAEGATVVADGVEQVRAIAGLAHLAAPGARVGLRLIPPDRVGRDRFGVPPRLAPASAALLARAGLPLTGLHIHLGAYQLGPLPPTGPPIHGVTVEYPVPVERFAAAGALLRDVAARVGGIRWLDLGGGWPAASALSGHLDAVRAALGPGHPPLILEPGRALIRDAGWLLTRVVAKRGRGRLVVDVGITQVPCVQWKRSPVRVAAPRPGAERPTDLYGPLCLQHDAVAREVPLPPLAVGDLVWIGQTGAYAMAQASPFIHLRPGAVLVEAGRATLLRARETDDEALGAQAEPLLAGTEGRVVSGL from the coding sequence GTGCCCGACGGACCCCCCGGGGACCCCGCCGGCCTGGCCGCGCGCTTCGGCACCCCCCTCTACGTGTTCGACGGCGCCCGCATGGAGCGCGAGGCGCGGGCGTTCCAGGCCGTCGCCGGCCCGGACGTGACCGTCGCCTACTCGATGAAGTCGAACCCGCTGATGGGCGTCGTCGCTCGCCTGCACCGCGCCGGGTGCGGCGCGGAGGTCGCGTCCGGCCACGAGTACCGGATCGCCCGCCGCGCCGGCGTCCCCGGGTCGCGGATCGTCTTCAACGGGCCGCTCAAGACCGACGACGACCTGCGCCGCGCCCTCGCCGAGGGCGCGACCGTCGTCGCCGACGGGGTCGAGCAGGTGCGTGCCATCGCCGGCCTCGCCCACCTCGCGGCGCCCGGGGCCCGGGTCGGCCTGCGCCTCATCCCGCCCGACCGGGTCGGCCGCGACCGCTTCGGGGTGCCGCCGCGCCTCGCGCCGGCCTCCGCCGCGCTGCTCGCGCGCGCCGGCCTGCCGCTCACCGGTCTGCACATCCACCTCGGCGCCTACCAGCTCGGCCCGCTGCCGCCGACCGGCCCGCCGATCCACGGCGTGACCGTCGAGTACCCGGTGCCGGTGGAGCGCTTCGCCGCGGCGGGGGCGCTCCTGCGCGACGTCGCCGCGCGCGTCGGCGGCATCCGGTGGCTCGACCTCGGCGGGGGCTGGCCGGCCGCGTCGGCGCTGTCCGGCCACCTCGACGCCGTGCGCGCCGCGCTCGGCCCCGGCCACCCGCCGCTGATCCTCGAACCCGGCCGCGCGCTCATCCGCGACGCCGGCTGGTTGCTGACCCGTGTCGTCGCGAAGAGGGGGAGGGGAAGACTCGTGGTGGACGTCGGCATCACCCAGGTCCCGTGTGTCCAGTGGAAGCGCTCGCCGGTGCGGGTCGCCGCGCCGCGCCCGGGGGCCGAGCGCCCCACCGACCTCTACGGGCCGCTCTGCCTGCAGCACGACGCGGTCGCCCGGGAGGTGCCGCTGCCGCCGCTCGCGGTCGGCGACCTCGTGTGGATCGGCCAGACCGGCGCCTACGCGATGGCGCAGGCCTCCCCGTTCATCCACCTGCGCCCCGGCGCGGTGCTCGTCGAGGCGGGCCGCGCGACCCTGCTCCGCGCCCGCGAGACCGACGACGAGGCGCTCGGCGCGCAGGCGGAGCCGTTGCTCGCCGGCACCGAGGGCCGCGTGGTGTCGGGCCTGTGA
- a CDS encoding LLM class flavin-dependent oxidoreductase: MELGWYCPSEGDGRRLGTRAPELAPTIDHLASVALAAERAGATEILIPTGTVNDSFAPDAPFMESWTTAAALAVLTRRIRLLVAVNPAALLPGLVAHQVRTLAAIAPGRVAVNLVAGGGPDTGYGAPPLDHDARYARLGELADTLRGAFDGPLYLGGASPAALDLAARVADTYLMWGEPPDAIAARIADMRARAGRPMRFGLRIHLISRDTEREARAAAARLVERAEVRDARAGEYAAFDSVGQARMNEIDADGDGWVAPGLWAGIRSVRGGAGTALVGAHAQVAALLRAYRAAGVDLVIGSGYPHREEAERVATRVWPLLRDRAAA; the protein is encoded by the coding sequence ATGGAGCTCGGCTGGTACTGCCCCTCGGAGGGTGACGGGCGACGGCTCGGCACCCGCGCGCCCGAGCTGGCGCCCACCATCGACCACCTCGCCTCCGTGGCCCTCGCCGCCGAGCGCGCCGGGGCCACCGAGATCCTCATCCCGACCGGGACGGTGAACGACTCGTTCGCCCCGGACGCCCCGTTCATGGAGAGCTGGACGACCGCGGCCGCGCTGGCGGTGCTCACCCGCCGCATCCGCCTGCTCGTCGCCGTCAACCCGGCCGCCCTGCTGCCGGGGCTCGTCGCCCACCAGGTGCGGACCCTCGCCGCGATCGCCCCCGGCCGGGTGGCGGTCAACCTCGTCGCGGGCGGCGGCCCCGACACGGGGTACGGGGCGCCGCCGCTCGACCACGACGCCCGCTACGCGCGGCTCGGGGAGCTCGCCGACACCCTCCGCGGCGCCTTCGACGGCCCGCTCTACCTGGGCGGCGCCAGCCCGGCGGCGCTCGACCTGGCGGCGCGGGTCGCCGACACGTACCTGATGTGGGGCGAGCCGCCCGACGCGATCGCCGCCCGGATCGCCGACATGCGGGCGCGTGCGGGGCGGCCGATGCGCTTCGGCCTGCGGATCCACCTGATCTCCCGCGACACCGAGCGCGAGGCGCGCGCCGCCGCCGCCCGGCTGGTGGAGCGGGCCGAGGTGCGCGACGCCCGCGCCGGCGAGTACGCGGCGTTCGACAGCGTCGGCCAGGCCCGCATGAACGAGATCGACGCCGACGGCGACGGCTGGGTGGCGCCGGGCCTCTGGGCCGGCATCCGGTCCGTCCGCGGCGGCGCCGGCACGGCCCTCGTCGGCGCCCACGCCCAGGTCGCGGCGCTGCTGCGGGCGTACCGCGCGGCCGGGGTCGACCTCGTCATCGGGTCGGGCTACCCCCACCGCGAGGAGGCCGAGCGGGTCGCCACGCGGGTCTGGCCGCTGCTGCGCGACCGGGCGGCGGCATGA
- a CDS encoding TetR/AcrR family transcriptional regulator: protein MESETTPGRRRRSDGERSRRAILMTAARLATVEGLDGLTIGRLATATGMSKSGLFAHFGSKEELQLATIATAEEIFQEDVLAPSLEVEGVARVERLCESFLSHVGRDVFPGGCFFASALAELDTRPGRVRERVVAVQRAWTALIEDALATARERGEIDADADPAQLTFEINAMLAEANGLHLVERDPRWFDMARRAIADRLDRVAVAAP, encoded by the coding sequence GTGGAATCGGAGACGACCCCCGGGCGCCGCCGCCGCTCCGACGGCGAGCGCAGCCGGCGCGCCATCCTGATGACGGCGGCGCGCCTCGCCACGGTCGAGGGCCTCGACGGGTTGACCATCGGCCGCCTCGCCACCGCCACCGGCATGAGCAAGAGCGGCCTGTTCGCCCACTTCGGGTCGAAGGAGGAGCTGCAGCTCGCCACGATCGCGACGGCCGAGGAGATCTTCCAGGAGGACGTCCTCGCGCCGTCCCTCGAGGTCGAGGGCGTCGCCCGCGTCGAGCGCCTCTGCGAGAGCTTCCTCTCCCACGTCGGGCGCGACGTCTTCCCCGGCGGCTGCTTCTTCGCGTCGGCGCTCGCCGAGCTCGACACCCGCCCGGGGCGCGTCCGCGAGCGCGTGGTCGCCGTCCAGCGGGCGTGGACGGCGCTCATCGAGGACGCCCTCGCGACCGCCCGCGAGCGGGGGGAGATCGACGCCGACGCCGACCCCGCCCAGCTCACGTTCGAGATCAACGCGATGCTGGCGGAGGCGAACGGCCTGCACCTCGTCGAGCGCGACCCCCGCTGGTTCGACATGGCACGCCGCGCGATCGCCGACCGGCTGGACCGCGTGGCGGTCGCCGCGCCGTGA
- a CDS encoding class I SAM-dependent methyltransferase has translation MGTTAPSAPDYAAITRRQQTVWSGGDYSAVAARITLISERLADSADLRSGSRVLDVAGGSGNTALAAARCGADVVSLDYVPSLLERGRERARAEGLEVEYVEGDAQALPFTDASFDAVISAVGVMFAPDQATVAAEMLRVCRPGGTIAIANWTPDGFIGGLLRTVGAHVPPPAGVASPLLWGTEDHVRTLFGAGVEDVRTRRRHQVFRFDSPEAFTGFFREMYGPTRTAFGTLTDEGGRALAGEIGDLVRRFDRLGGDGPVAIPAEYLEVVATRTAH, from the coding sequence ATGGGAACCACCGCACCGTCCGCGCCGGACTACGCCGCGATCACGCGGCGCCAGCAGACCGTCTGGTCGGGCGGCGACTACTCCGCCGTCGCGGCGCGGATCACCCTGATCTCCGAGCGCCTCGCCGACTCCGCCGACCTGCGCTCCGGCAGCCGCGTGCTCGACGTCGCCGGCGGCAGCGGCAACACCGCCCTCGCCGCGGCGCGCTGCGGCGCCGATGTCGTCTCCCTCGACTACGTGCCGTCGCTGCTGGAGCGCGGTCGCGAGCGCGCCCGGGCGGAGGGCCTGGAGGTCGAGTACGTGGAGGGCGACGCCCAGGCGCTGCCGTTCACCGACGCGTCGTTCGACGCCGTGATCTCCGCCGTCGGCGTGATGTTCGCCCCCGACCAGGCCACCGTCGCCGCCGAGATGCTGCGCGTCTGCCGGCCGGGCGGCACGATCGCGATCGCCAACTGGACGCCGGACGGCTTCATCGGCGGCCTCCTGCGGACCGTCGGCGCGCACGTGCCGCCGCCCGCCGGGGTGGCGTCGCCGCTGCTCTGGGGCACCGAGGACCACGTGCGCACGCTGTTCGGGGCGGGCGTCGAGGACGTGCGGACGCGCCGACGCCACCAGGTGTTCCGCTTCGACTCGCCGGAGGCCTTCACGGGGTTCTTCCGCGAGATGTACGGCCCGACGCGCACCGCCTTCGGGACGCTGACCGACGAGGGCGGGCGGGCGCTCGCCGGCGAGATCGGCGACCTGGTGCGCCGCTTCGACCGCCTCGGCGGCGACGGGCCCGTCGCCATCCCGGCGGAGTACCTCGAGGTCGTGGCGACCCGGACCGCGCACTAG
- a CDS encoding pyridoxal phosphate-dependent aminotransferase: MARARSVLTWRPPAPADVPLASERARAVLADPQGFGNYMTYRDAYRILGWDPADVYRDGAIALDRAEWADLGWMANHIGPSPRALDAMRGAVDAEHVGPYSPDLDEPLRDLMATRLLGRARDDGFDVIGTEGAQAGVGYAALACIDPGDEVIVTDPGYFHFVPALRLAGGVPVWVDLAASSGWRLDPDAVAAALTPRTKMIVVCDPVNPFGTVQRRDELDALLALSEEHGIVILADTTHSSHRVDPAARHHPVADVQRGRPGATLLVSSGLAHGHGMAGARIGALGGDPALVRACLQVKIAAVRLNTNRVAQVGAAAALVDDAWLRGGEEVIRGNLARLRAIATPVIDPSYGFSCVVDVSGTGASAQELTVALCARHIAVYPGDGLGDVGATTTIRVNLSDPDPSALERLAGAWDDACAEAASGVYREAVRDLFLSYGTARGRRIADVVAAGTGR; this comes from the coding sequence ATGGCGCGCGCCCGGTCGGTGCTGACGTGGCGCCCCCCGGCCCCCGCCGACGTGCCGCTCGCATCGGAGCGCGCCCGCGCGGTGCTCGCCGACCCCCAGGGGTTCGGCAACTACATGACCTACCGCGACGCCTACCGGATCCTCGGGTGGGACCCTGCCGACGTGTACCGGGACGGGGCGATCGCCCTCGACCGGGCCGAGTGGGCCGACCTCGGCTGGATGGCGAACCACATCGGCCCGTCGCCGCGCGCCCTCGACGCGATGCGCGGGGCGGTCGACGCGGAGCACGTCGGCCCGTACTCGCCCGACCTCGACGAGCCGCTGCGCGACCTCATGGCCACCCGGCTGCTCGGCCGCGCCCGCGACGACGGGTTCGACGTCATCGGCACCGAGGGCGCGCAGGCGGGGGTCGGCTACGCGGCGCTCGCCTGCATCGACCCCGGCGACGAGGTGATCGTCACCGACCCCGGCTACTTCCACTTCGTCCCGGCGCTGCGCCTCGCGGGAGGCGTGCCGGTGTGGGTCGACCTGGCGGCCTCGTCGGGGTGGCGGCTCGACCCGGACGCCGTCGCGGCCGCCCTCACGCCGCGGACGAAGATGATCGTCGTCTGCGACCCGGTGAACCCGTTCGGGACGGTGCAGCGCCGCGACGAGCTCGACGCCCTGCTCGCCCTGTCGGAGGAGCACGGCATCGTGATCCTCGCCGACACCACCCACTCGTCGCACCGCGTCGACCCCGCCGCCCGCCACCACCCCGTCGCCGACGTGCAGCGCGGCCGGCCCGGCGCCACGCTCCTCGTGTCGAGCGGCCTCGCCCACGGGCACGGCATGGCCGGCGCGCGCATCGGCGCCCTCGGCGGCGACCCGGCCCTCGTCCGCGCGTGCCTGCAGGTCAAGATCGCCGCGGTCCGCCTCAACACGAACCGCGTCGCGCAGGTCGGCGCGGCCGCGGCCCTCGTCGACGACGCGTGGCTGCGGGGCGGCGAGGAGGTCATCCGGGGCAACCTCGCCCGGCTGCGGGCCATCGCCACCCCGGTCATCGACCCGTCCTACGGGTTCTCGTGCGTCGTCGACGTCTCCGGCACCGGGGCGAGCGCCCAGGAGCTGACCGTCGCGCTCTGCGCCCGCCACATCGCGGTCTACCCCGGCGACGGCCTCGGCGACGTCGGTGCGACCACCACCATCCGCGTGAACCTGAGCGACCCCGACCCGTCCGCCCTCGAGCGCCTGGCGGGCGCGTGGGACGACGCGTGCGCCGAGGCCGCGAGCGGCGTGTACCGGGAGGCGGTCCGGGACCTGTTCCTCTCGTACGGCACCGCCCGCGGCCGGCGCATCGCCGACGTGGTCGCCGCGGGGACCGGGCGCTAG
- the arcC gene encoding carbamate kinase, with the protein MATVVLAIGGNALAPAGLGAFRDQEERAREVARTAVAILANGDRLLIVHGNGPQVGALAMAQEAVAREVPPQPLFALGAMTQGQLGYLLSQAVGDAMVAAGRERTVAAVMTQVVVNRDDPAFENPTKPIGPFFSEGRARRLAESRGWTVAEDSGRGWRRVVASPTPVEVVEAGEIRSLLDAGEVVVACGGGGVPVARDGEDLVGVDAVIDKDFAAALIGALVGADALLLVTGVDQVLLDFGTPQERPVATMTVAEARAHMADGQFPAGSMGPKIEAAAQFIAGGGSSAIVTSLERVAEALAGRGGTRITP; encoded by the coding sequence ATGGCGACGGTCGTGCTGGCCATCGGTGGCAACGCTCTCGCACCCGCGGGCCTCGGTGCCTTCCGGGACCAGGAGGAGCGGGCCCGCGAGGTCGCGCGCACCGCGGTGGCGATCCTCGCGAACGGCGACCGCCTGCTGATCGTCCACGGCAACGGCCCCCAGGTCGGGGCGCTCGCGATGGCCCAGGAGGCCGTCGCGCGGGAGGTCCCGCCGCAACCGCTCTTCGCGCTCGGCGCGATGACCCAGGGCCAGCTCGGCTACCTCCTCTCCCAGGCCGTCGGCGACGCGATGGTCGCCGCGGGACGGGAGCGCACGGTCGCGGCGGTGATGACCCAGGTGGTCGTGAACCGCGACGACCCCGCCTTCGAGAACCCGACGAAGCCGATCGGCCCGTTCTTCTCGGAGGGCCGGGCGCGGCGGCTCGCCGAGTCGCGCGGGTGGACGGTGGCCGAGGACTCGGGGCGCGGCTGGCGGCGGGTCGTCGCGTCGCCGACGCCGGTCGAGGTGGTCGAGGCCGGGGAGATCCGGAGCCTGCTCGACGCGGGGGAGGTCGTCGTCGCGTGTGGGGGCGGCGGGGTCCCCGTCGCCCGCGACGGGGAGGACCTCGTCGGCGTCGACGCCGTGATCGACAAGGACTTCGCCGCGGCGCTGATCGGCGCGCTCGTCGGCGCCGACGCCCTGCTGCTGGTGACGGGCGTGGACCAGGTCCTCCTCGACTTCGGCACGCCGCAGGAGCGTCCCGTCGCGACGATGACCGTCGCCGAGGCGCGGGCCCACATGGCCGACGGCCAGTTCCCCGCGGGCAGCATGGGGCCGAAGATCGAGGCGGCCGCCCAGTTCATCGCGGGGGGCGGGTCGAGCGCCATCGTCACGTCGCTCGAGCGCGTCGCCGAGGCCCTCGCCGGCCGCGGCGGCACCCGGATCACGCCCTGA
- a CDS encoding MSMEG_0572/Sll0783 family nitrogen starvation response protein, whose protein sequence is MKPEAGQELYDVAEKVFPDIKAEPGEEAWIFMHTVPYEGSVGLVNLLTATRLGRKGFKVSLVLYGPGVLMASGTRGYPAVGQEAFPGHMAINNQLKTLMSEGATIYACRFAMGALYGFREDDLIPGVKAFNPLDVLDSALTAWRNKAFQLNTWTV, encoded by the coding sequence ATGAAGCCCGAGGCCGGCCAGGAGCTCTACGACGTCGCGGAGAAGGTCTTCCCCGACATCAAGGCCGAGCCTGGCGAGGAGGCATGGATCTTCATGCACACCGTGCCCTACGAGGGTTCGGTGGGGCTCGTCAACCTGCTCACGGCGACGCGCCTGGGCCGCAAGGGTTTCAAGGTCAGCCTGGTGCTCTACGGGCCGGGCGTGCTGATGGCGTCGGGCACCCGCGGGTACCCGGCCGTCGGCCAGGAGGCCTTCCCGGGTCACATGGCGATCAACAACCAGCTGAAGACCCTCATGTCCGAGGGGGCGACGATCTACGCGTGTCGCTTCGCCATGGGCGCCCTCTACGGCTTCCGCGAGGACGACCTGATCCCCGGGGTCAAGGCCTTCAACCCGCTGGACGTGCTCGACTCCGCGCTCACCGCGTGGCGGAACAAGGCCTTCCAGCTGAACACCTGGACGGTCTAG
- a CDS encoding amidohydrolase family protein, producing the protein MSLPEGMKRNVVDGHAHIGEIEAWPFYGIDHPVKPIVYDFPRAKDYLKYMDRYGIERSLCMSNYGIPKPEQPFSLNPVVMEAATSSDRIRGLLWVSFLPRDKEHTLEALKHCGEAGIIGLKTTFLLGGNPNPEEWDEETKAIADMCFDACEKHDYVFHFHTSAGGNSDINNFIPMVEAYGKRCKIHLVHFGGGVSGHIKLVPKFLQWVKDGYKVYTDTSWAIGFGARWLLVEIEKQGIGGDRVLFGSDEPWSDFMSEYWKIEGAPVSEELKRMVLVDNFTKLHEKHW; encoded by the coding sequence GTGTCCCTGCCCGAAGGAATGAAGCGCAACGTGGTCGACGGCCACGCCCACATCGGCGAGATCGAGGCCTGGCCGTTCTACGGCATCGACCATCCCGTGAAGCCGATCGTCTACGACTTCCCGCGGGCGAAGGACTACCTCAAGTACATGGACCGGTACGGCATCGAGCGCAGCCTCTGCATGTCGAACTACGGGATCCCGAAGCCCGAGCAGCCCTTCTCCCTGAACCCCGTGGTGATGGAGGCCGCGACGAGCAGCGACCGCATCCGCGGACTGCTGTGGGTGTCGTTCCTGCCGCGGGACAAGGAGCACACCCTCGAGGCCCTGAAGCACTGCGGCGAGGCCGGGATCATCGGCCTGAAGACGACGTTCCTGCTGGGGGGCAACCCCAACCCCGAGGAGTGGGACGAGGAGACCAAGGCGATCGCCGACATGTGCTTCGACGCCTGCGAGAAGCACGACTACGTCTTCCACTTCCACACGTCGGCCGGCGGCAACAGCGACATCAACAACTTCATCCCGATGGTCGAGGCCTACGGGAAGCGCTGCAAGATCCACCTCGTCCACTTCGGCGGCGGCGTCAGCGGCCACATCAAGCTGGTGCCGAAGTTCCTGCAGTGGGTGAAGGACGGCTACAAGGTCTACACCGACACCTCGTGGGCGATCGGGTTCGGGGCCCGCTGGCTGCTCGTCGAGATCGAGAAGCAGGGGATCGGCGGCGACCGCGTCCTCTTCGGGTCCGACGAGCCGTGGTCCGACTTCATGAGCGAGTACTGGAAGATCGAGGGCGCCCCCGTCTCCGAGGAGCTGAAGAGGATGGTCCTGGTGGACAACTTCACGAAGCTCCACGAGAAGCACTGGTGA
- a CDS encoding MSMEG_0568 family radical SAM protein, with product MSTTRIPPSDTGFDIKTLAVELQSLGVRTRGGTPTGPGATRAGGAGPSDAGFVWIDGAPLTVPVHGDYVSRSPYELVMHSSGKAGRLLRDGVEIGPVHLHPRPRIYDLETADGVPYWKIALMHLDSLASTVFQRCVYWGTDEQCHFCAIGTSLANGRTVPVKTPALLAEVAEAAARLDGAKDVTLTTGTPNRDDRGAAYMARCAEAIRESSGLPVQVQLEPPHDFGWFARLKDSGVEALGLHLEVWDEDVLRRVAPGKHAQGRELYLSAWEAAVEVFGRGQVSTYFILGLGESAQSVMEGCRAAIDRGVYPFVVPLRPAPGSIVAHETPPSVDYMREVYEMVAPLLADAEMLSQGARAGCVRCQACSALSTFERAFGGGRDGQPAEEAA from the coding sequence GTGAGCACGACCCGGATCCCGCCGTCGGACACCGGGTTCGACATCAAGACGCTCGCCGTCGAGCTGCAGTCGCTCGGCGTCCGGACCCGCGGCGGGACCCCCACGGGGCCCGGCGCGACCCGGGCGGGCGGCGCCGGCCCGTCGGACGCCGGCTTCGTCTGGATCGACGGCGCCCCGCTGACCGTCCCCGTGCACGGCGACTACGTGTCGCGGTCCCCGTACGAGCTGGTCATGCACAGCTCGGGCAAGGCGGGGCGGCTGCTGCGCGACGGCGTCGAGATCGGCCCGGTGCACCTGCACCCGCGCCCCCGGATCTACGACCTGGAGACGGCCGACGGGGTGCCGTACTGGAAGATCGCCCTGATGCACCTCGACAGCCTCGCGTCGACGGTGTTCCAGCGGTGCGTCTACTGGGGCACCGACGAGCAGTGCCACTTCTGCGCCATCGGCACGAGCCTCGCGAACGGCCGGACGGTGCCGGTGAAGACGCCGGCGCTGCTCGCGGAGGTGGCGGAGGCCGCCGCGCGGCTCGACGGCGCGAAGGACGTGACCCTCACCACGGGGACGCCGAACCGCGACGACCGGGGCGCGGCCTACATGGCGCGGTGCGCCGAGGCGATCCGCGAGTCGAGCGGCCTGCCGGTGCAGGTGCAGCTCGAGCCGCCGCACGACTTCGGCTGGTTCGCACGGCTGAAGGACAGCGGCGTCGAGGCCCTCGGCCTGCACCTCGAGGTCTGGGACGAGGACGTCCTGCGGCGCGTCGCCCCGGGCAAGCACGCCCAGGGACGCGAGCTCTACCTGTCGGCCTGGGAGGCGGCGGTCGAGGTCTTCGGCCGCGGCCAGGTCTCGACGTACTTCATCCTCGGCCTCGGCGAGTCGGCGCAGTCGGTGATGGAGGGCTGCCGGGCCGCGATCGACCGGGGCGTCTACCCGTTCGTCGTGCCGCTTCGGCCGGCGCCGGGGAGCATCGTGGCGCACGAGACCCCGCCGTCGGTGGACTACATGCGCGAGGTCTACGAGATGGTGGCGCCGCTGCTGGCCGACGCCGAGATGCTCAGCCAGGGCGCCCGCGCGGGCTGCGTGCGCTGCCAGGCATGCTCGGCGCTCAGCACGTTCGAGCGGGCGTTCGGCGGCGGACGCGACGGGCAGCCGGCCGAGGAGGCCGCCTGA
- a CDS encoding MSMEG_0567/Sll0786 family nitrogen starvation N-acetyltransferase, whose protein sequence is MGDRGAGAGVDVRVARSPEDVAAHHRVRREVFVAEQGIFEHDDRDAWDDHALKVVAEVDGRIVGAVRLYPLDEAGLWKGDRLAVLRDARRLRVGAPLVRFAVATAGGHGGTRMIALIQRRNVPFFGSLGWSAIGAESDFRGTTHQEMEIALAGAEPGFAPGGYAWAYGV, encoded by the coding sequence ATGGGCGACCGGGGGGCGGGGGCGGGCGTGGACGTCCGCGTCGCCCGCTCCCCGGAGGACGTCGCCGCGCACCACCGCGTGCGGCGGGAGGTCTTCGTCGCAGAGCAGGGGATCTTCGAGCACGACGACCGCGACGCCTGGGACGACCACGCCCTGAAGGTCGTGGCCGAGGTCGACGGGCGGATCGTGGGGGCGGTGCGCCTCTACCCCCTCGACGAGGCGGGCCTCTGGAAGGGCGACCGCCTGGCGGTGCTGCGCGACGCCCGCCGCCTCCGCGTCGGCGCGCCCCTCGTGCGCTTCGCGGTCGCCACGGCGGGGGGCCACGGCGGCACCCGCATGATCGCGCTCATCCAGCGTCGCAACGTGCCGTTCTTCGGCAGCCTCGGCTGGAGCGCCATCGGCGCCGAGTCGGACTTCCGGGGCACGACCCACCAGGAGATGGAGATCGCCCTCGCCGGGGCCGAGCCGGGGTTCGCCCCCGGCGGCTACGCCTGGGCGTACGGGGTCTGA
- a CDS encoding AIR synthase related protein, which yields MNLSLLAGLVGAHPGLRGKRELGAVASALGGDGDDAAVIDDGAGHLVMAAEAIRPGFVAASPGPAGVAGVVTVVNDLAATGARPLALLDCLVAGDRPVAEAVLAGLRTGAGLYGVPVVGGHATIEEGLAPALSTFGVGRARATLRARDARPGDHVTLVACLEGQMVAGEDGDHFSHLRGPRRDRARSDLELMPEAAEAGEAWAARDVSMPGIAGSLLQLCESAGGLGAELDMDRLPVPAGTTLERWLLAFPSYAFLLVGDHAAIAARAAARGLSAAPVAVLDGSGVLRMASAGVREVVWDLAAEPLTGLRPGASGAPGPASG from the coding sequence ATGAACCTATCCCTTCTCGCCGGTCTCGTGGGCGCCCATCCCGGTCTGCGCGGCAAGCGGGAGCTCGGGGCGGTGGCCTCCGCCCTCGGCGGCGACGGCGACGACGCCGCCGTGATCGACGACGGCGCCGGGCACCTCGTGATGGCCGCCGAGGCGATCCGGCCCGGCTTCGTCGCGGCGTCCCCGGGGCCCGCGGGCGTCGCGGGCGTCGTCACCGTCGTGAACGACCTCGCCGCGACCGGCGCCCGGCCGCTGGCGCTGCTCGACTGCCTCGTCGCGGGCGACCGCCCCGTGGCGGAGGCCGTCCTCGCCGGCCTGCGCACCGGCGCCGGCCTCTACGGGGTCCCCGTCGTCGGTGGCCACGCCACCATCGAGGAGGGCCTCGCCCCCGCCCTCTCCACGTTCGGCGTCGGCCGGGCCCGGGCGACGCTGCGGGCGCGCGACGCGCGGCCCGGCGACCACGTGACCCTCGTCGCCTGCCTGGAGGGGCAGATGGTGGCGGGGGAGGACGGCGACCACTTCAGCCACCTCCGCGGTCCCCGGCGCGACCGCGCCCGGTCCGACCTGGAGCTGATGCCCGAGGCCGCCGAGGCCGGGGAGGCGTGGGCCGCGCGCGACGTGTCGATGCCCGGGATCGCCGGGTCCCTGCTGCAGCTCTGCGAGAGCGCGGGCGGCCTCGGCGCCGAGCTCGACATGGACCGCCTGCCCGTCCCGGCCGGGACCACCCTCGAGCGCTGGCTCCTCGCGTTCCCCTCCTACGCGTTCCTGCTCGTCGGCGACCACGCCGCGATCGCCGCGCGCGCCGCGGCGCGGGGCCTGAGCGCCGCGCCGGTCGCCGTGCTCGACGGCTCCGGGGTGCTGCGGATGGCGTCGGCGGGGGTGCGCGAGGTGGTGTGGGACCTCGCCGCCGAGCCGCTCACGGGGTTGCGGCCGGGGGCTTCCGGGGCGCCGGGACCAGCGTCCGGGTGA